From a region of the Fischerella sp. JS2 genome:
- a CDS encoding acetyltransferase gives MFKPRTIFSVLTAIILASVISTQIYIQPAIAAGGTCNPTVGNLPICPSTAPSESASFVDPAATITNPTNITLGEKVYIAPFAKLDATNAPISIAADSNVQDQVRIIASGTGVEIGPRVIMAHMATIKGAAKIGTQGSSGPFTDPITNTQFNNDIPEAFLAFNCEIDGATIERNTVVNFLSRVGPGVTLPAGKVVLPGKNVTTNLEATSGSLGKVANLTQADVRLMEGIIEVNEAFAKGYTELARTDLSNVKGINYAPVTSFNSGGLPQIGGIATRDPNYRNRIIGNITFQDSLATLKNKLANRISLRADEGEPFNVGQIAGMANDVVFHALETTSLTLGNGIGYGPRALVHGGRQVVNGVANGPETSIGNAVGLGPNSVIFRASIGNNSAVGQRSAVFNSTVAPRTYIRSRTIYADNGSIILPVEW, from the coding sequence ATGTTCAAACCTCGCACAATTTTTAGTGTCTTAACTGCAATTATCCTAGCGTCTGTCATCAGTACACAGATATATATACAACCCGCAATAGCTGCTGGAGGAACGTGTAATCCAACTGTGGGAAACCTACCTATATGTCCAAGTACAGCACCTTCAGAGTCAGCTAGTTTCGTTGACCCCGCTGCCACAATCACCAATCCCACAAATATTACCTTGGGCGAAAAAGTCTACATCGCCCCATTTGCCAAATTAGACGCTACTAATGCCCCTATTAGTATCGCGGCAGATTCTAACGTCCAAGACCAAGTGAGAATTATCGCTTCGGGAACGGGAGTGGAGATTGGACCGCGAGTGATTATGGCACACATGGCCACCATCAAAGGTGCAGCCAAAATCGGTACTCAAGGCTCAAGCGGGCCTTTTACCGACCCGATTACCAATACTCAGTTCAACAACGATATTCCAGAGGCATTTCTTGCTTTCAACTGTGAAATTGACGGTGCAACTATAGAAAGAAACACGGTAGTCAACTTTCTCTCGCGGGTTGGCCCTGGTGTTACCTTACCTGCTGGTAAAGTTGTCCTGCCAGGTAAAAACGTCACAACTAACTTAGAAGCTACTAGTGGCAGTTTGGGGAAGGTAGCAAACTTGACACAAGCGGACGTTAGATTGATGGAAGGCATCATTGAAGTCAATGAGGCATTTGCCAAAGGTTACACAGAATTGGCCAGAACAGACTTGTCAAACGTAAAAGGGATAAATTACGCTCCAGTCACATCTTTTAACTCCGGAGGTCTACCGCAGATAGGTGGAATTGCCACTCGTGATCCAAACTATCGTAACCGCATTATCGGCAACATCACTTTTCAAGATTCTTTAGCAACGCTCAAAAACAAACTAGCTAATAGAATTTCACTGCGTGCTGACGAGGGTGAACCTTTTAATGTTGGACAAATTGCTGGGATGGCAAATGATGTTGTATTTCACGCTTTAGAGACCACTAGTTTGACTCTTGGTAATGGCATTGGTTATGGGCCTCGCGCTCTAGTTCATGGTGGTAGGCAGGTTGTCAATGGTGTTGCTAATGGCCCTGAAACCAGCATCGGTAATGCTGTTGGGTTAGGTCCAAACTCCGTTATATTCCGCGCCAGCATCGGTAACAACTCAGCAGTTGGGCAAAGAAGTGCTGTCTTCAATTCTACAGTAGCTCCCAGAACTTATATCCGTTCTCGAACGATCTATGCAGACAACGGCAGCATTATCTTACCTGTGGAGTGGTAA
- a CDS encoding RAMP superfamily CRISPR-associated protein: protein MYTGSRLIELLELQHQRRSQSGLFKKGTFTIQWRAKVGSFPHPDVETIVSAGEPCGTWRPTQGRPEDKRNVNENWERLRILPLNGYIPGASIRGIVRAWAKQRPDILPRMYELLGYQNNDTITAGKIEFLDAWPDEPTKLTLDIVNPQQEFQVYHQGQGMPISLYTLGNGKDYIPVTVAIRGIPGRATDAEVSEVWGWVQQALSLYGVGSRTASGYGTLKFSDSFRLTPDPDCAIKQFDFSLYSQGSAGPNMQTMELRPSHWRGWLRSWILRFLLGVMSQQDAKKTVGELLGTLEPQTRKGCVRLQMFKGTTWGDRSTDQPRFYAWKGKLQISAPNDILNQIILPIMRFAVMVGGVGRGWRRPLHIYYMNNGHAAARGTLLTLTHKVRNRGTQQWETKPYGLPLNAAAWTKAYSDWLAAVQRQWPDRVTADNHNISAEVFSPSTCAIYAVPGPDSEPIERREPYWKQANDAEATRGDGMYLIYQQTAPRNYKRNLDIGGNAGVGNASCSWASIKRVNIPNKEEETDCQEIVCLFMGGQTPNSDHVRSRFLRDLGKMSGAVHVFGVQPPTNP, encoded by the coding sequence ATGTACACTGGTTCTCGATTAATTGAATTGTTAGAGTTACAACATCAAAGGCGATCGCAATCTGGCTTATTCAAAAAAGGTACTTTTACTATCCAGTGGCGTGCTAAAGTTGGTTCTTTTCCTCATCCAGATGTAGAAACTATCGTTTCAGCCGGCGAACCTTGCGGCACATGGCGACCTACTCAAGGACGACCGGAAGATAAACGTAATGTTAATGAAAATTGGGAACGTTTACGAATATTACCTCTGAATGGTTATATTCCTGGTGCTTCTATCAGAGGAATAGTAAGAGCTTGGGCAAAACAACGCCCTGATATTTTACCTAGAATGTATGAACTTTTGGGGTATCAAAACAACGATACAATCACTGCTGGTAAAATTGAATTTCTGGATGCTTGGCCTGATGAACCAACCAAACTGACTTTAGATATTGTTAATCCTCAGCAGGAGTTTCAAGTTTATCATCAAGGACAAGGTATGCCTATATCTCTCTATACCTTGGGCAATGGTAAAGATTATATTCCTGTTACAGTAGCCATTCGCGGCATTCCAGGACGAGCTACCGATGCAGAAGTCAGTGAAGTTTGGGGATGGGTGCAGCAAGCATTGAGTTTATACGGTGTTGGTAGCCGGACGGCTTCTGGATATGGAACACTGAAGTTTTCTGATTCCTTCAGACTAACTCCTGATCCTGATTGTGCAATAAAGCAATTTGACTTTAGTCTCTACAGTCAAGGTAGTGCGGGGCCAAATATGCAAACAATGGAATTGCGCCCTTCCCATTGGCGTGGCTGGCTGAGGTCTTGGATTTTGCGGTTTTTGCTGGGAGTAATGTCTCAGCAAGATGCTAAAAAAACCGTTGGTGAGTTGTTAGGAACCTTAGAACCACAAACCCGTAAAGGTTGTGTACGTTTGCAGATGTTTAAGGGAACAACTTGGGGCGATCGCTCCACCGATCAACCAAGATTTTACGCCTGGAAAGGCAAACTACAAATTAGCGCCCCCAACGACATCTTAAATCAAATTATTCTGCCGATTATGCGATTTGCAGTCATGGTTGGCGGTGTAGGGCGTGGTTGGCGCAGACCGTTGCACATATACTACATGAACAATGGTCATGCAGCTGCACGGGGAACGCTTTTGACCTTAACTCACAAAGTAAGAAATCGAGGTACACAGCAATGGGAAACCAAACCCTACGGTTTACCTTTAAATGCAGCTGCATGGACAAAAGCTTATAGCGATTGGTTAGCAGCAGTTCAACGCCAATGGCCTGATAGAGTTACAGCTGATAACCATAATATTAGCGCCGAAGTTTTCTCACCTAGTACCTGTGCAATCTACGCTGTTCCTGGCCCAGACAGTGAACCAATAGAACGCCGTGAACCTTACTGGAAACAAGCAAACGACGCAGAAGCAACTCGTGGTGACGGGATGTACTTAATTTATCAACAAACTGCACCACGAAATTACAAGCGCAATCTTGATATTGGCGGGAATGCAGGTGTAGGTAATGCTTCTTGTTCTTGGGCGAGTATCAAGCGGGTAAATATTCCCAACAAAGAAGAAGAAACAGACTGTCAAGAAATTGTCTGTCTTTTTATGGGCGGACAAACACCAAATTCTGACCATGTGCGATCGCGTTTTCTTCGCGATCTAGGCAAAATGAGTGGTGCTGTGCATGTATTTGGTGTTCAACCTCCCACTAATCCTTAA
- a CDS encoding Mut7-C RNAse domain-containing protein has product MARATFQFYAELNDFLPPDKRQVRIEHFFGERASIKDMIEALGVPHPEVDCIEVNGESVDFSYIVQDGDKINVYPVSTVAQTPILSRVRPKPLNIIRFVLDIHLGKLASSLRLLGFDTLYQNDYDDPELAEISSTQNRILLTRDKGLLMRGAVTYGYYVRNTDPQQQIVEVLRRFNLFELASPFKRCLRCNGVLQSVDKQAVIDQLPDTVVLYTDEFHRCQNCAQIYWKGSHYERLQRFIDGVLDVSG; this is encoded by the coding sequence ATGGCTAGGGCAACCTTCCAATTTTACGCAGAATTGAATGATTTTCTGCCACCTGACAAAAGACAGGTGAGAATAGAGCATTTTTTTGGAGAAAGAGCATCCATCAAGGACATGATAGAAGCTTTGGGTGTTCCCCATCCTGAAGTTGATTGTATTGAAGTGAATGGAGAATCGGTTGATTTTTCTTACATTGTTCAAGATGGAGATAAGATCAATGTCTATCCTGTTTCCACGGTAGCACAAACACCTATTTTGAGCCGGGTACGGCCGAAGCCGCTAAATATTATCCGCTTTGTGTTGGATATTCATCTTGGCAAATTAGCATCATCTTTGCGACTATTAGGCTTTGATACGTTATATCAAAATGATTATGATGACCCTGAATTAGCAGAAATCTCTAGCACTCAAAACCGTATTCTGTTAACACGCGACAAGGGTCTTTTGATGCGGGGTGCAGTTACTTATGGTTATTATGTCAGGAATACTGACCCACAACAACAAATTGTTGAAGTATTACGACGTTTTAATTTGTTTGAATTAGCATCACCTTTTAAACGATGTCTGCGTTGTAATGGCGTCTTACAATCTGTGGATAAGCAGGCTGTTATTGATCAGTTACCAGATACTGTAGTGTTATACACTGATGAATTTCATCGCTGTCAGAACTGCGCTCAAATATATTGGAAAGGCTCACATTATGAGCGATTACAAAGATTTATTGATGGTGTACTTGACGTTAGTGGTTAG
- a CDS encoding helix-turn-helix transcriptional regulator: MVKKTVAFGQPEVSHLIRKLRQLTGLSQEQFAQTLGVAFSTINRWENGHMQPSPLALKQIKAMLNDLSRSPVVELVEQSQILLEQYFSEAESSVR, encoded by the coding sequence ATGGTTAAAAAAACAGTTGCGTTTGGGCAACCAGAAGTTAGCCATCTGATTCGTAAATTACGGCAGTTAACTGGATTAAGCCAAGAGCAGTTTGCACAAACACTAGGAGTTGCTTTTAGTACGATTAATCGATGGGAAAACGGTCACATGCAGCCCTCACCTCTGGCACTCAAGCAAATTAAAGCAATGCTCAACGACTTAAGCCGTTCACCTGTTGTTGAGCTTGTTGAGCAAAGCCAAATTTTGTTAGAACAATATTTTTCAGAAGCAGAGTCAAGCGTTCGATAA
- a CDS encoding IS1 family transposase (programmed frameshift), producing MECPRCGSCHNRKNGKKRGKQNHICCDCGRQFIDVYKPPRGYSDEIKQECLKMYVNGMGFRGIERVKNVHHTTIIHWVKRVGTQLADTPNSKEIPQVGELDELETFIGFKKNKIWLWTAVNHFTQGILAWVLGDRSSTTFQQLWNIVQCWQSYFYVTDGYPVYPCFVPDGDQIVSKTYMTRVENENTRLRHYLARLHRKTLCYSKTEEMLRYSVRLLLHYLKYRSVPLPA from the exons ATGGAATGTCCACGCTGTGGATCTTGTCATAACCGTAAGAATGGAAAGAAAAGAGGTAAACAGAATCACATTTGCTGTGATTGTGGTCGTCAATTCATTGATGTCTATAAACCACCCAGGGGCTACTCGGATGAAATCAAACAAGAATGCCTAAAAATGTACGTCAATGGTATGGGATTTCGTGGAATTGAAAGGGTGAAAAACGTTCATCATACTACCATTATTCATTGGGTTAAACGAGTGGGTACACAATTGGCGGATACACCAAATTCAAAGGAAATTCCGCAGGTGGGAGAACTAGATGAATTAGAAACATTTATTGGTT TCAAAAAAAATAAAATCTGGTTGTGGACGGCGGTAAATCACTTTACTCAAGGTATTCTTGCTTGGGTTTTAGGTGATCGTAGTTCGACTACTTTCCAACAGTTATGGAACATTGTCCAGTGTTGGCAGAGTTATTTTTACGTCACAGATGGATACCCTGTTTACCCTTGTTTTGTTCCTGATGGTGACCAAATTGTGAGTAAGACCTACATGACACGAGTCGAAAATGAAAACACAAGGCTTAGACATTATTTGGCTCGTCTTCATCGTAAAACTTTATGTTATTCCAAAACCGAGGAAATGCTGAGATACTCTGTTCGATTGTTATTGCACTACCTCAAATATCGTTCTGTTCCCTTACCTGCCTAA
- a CDS encoding ROK family protein — MSLILALDFGGTKLAAAIAHAGSQEWLGYERSLSPAAGNASTDLEIMRSLIHSLLLGEKPAAIGVSFGGPVDANTGTVRLSHHVPGWENIPLRQLLAEEYGVVVGVDNDANVAALGEYRYGAGVGYDSLFYITVSTGVGGGWIFNGKPWRGADGMAGEIGHMVVDPAGPVCLCGKQGCVERLASGPYMALDVREVLLNEPQRTQRGEILRDLVEGNLELITGKVVSEAAAQGDKLAQEILHRSAWALGVGIGNVANLINPQRFVLGGSVTKAGEGYWQVIRQVAQQTALPEINFEVVPAGLGDDAPLWGAVALALEAASRHYGEK, encoded by the coding sequence GTGAGTTTAATTTTAGCACTTGATTTTGGTGGCACTAAGCTAGCAGCAGCGATCGCACATGCTGGTTCTCAAGAGTGGTTGGGTTACGAACGCTCTTTGTCGCCAGCCGCTGGTAATGCTAGCACTGATTTGGAGATTATGCGATCGCTCATTCATTCTCTGTTGTTAGGAGAAAAACCAGCGGCAATAGGTGTCAGTTTTGGCGGGCCTGTCGATGCCAATACGGGTACAGTCAGGCTATCACATCACGTCCCTGGTTGGGAAAATATACCTTTGCGGCAATTGTTGGCGGAGGAATATGGTGTAGTTGTTGGTGTTGACAACGATGCGAATGTGGCGGCGTTGGGTGAATACAGATATGGTGCGGGGGTTGGGTACGATAGTTTGTTTTACATTACTGTTAGCACTGGCGTCGGTGGTGGTTGGATATTCAATGGTAAGCCTTGGCGGGGTGCGGATGGTATGGCTGGGGAAATTGGACACATGGTAGTAGATCCAGCTGGGCCAGTATGTTTGTGTGGAAAGCAGGGATGTGTGGAAAGGTTGGCGTCGGGGCCGTATATGGCGTTGGATGTGAGGGAGGTTTTATTAAACGAACCGCAAAGAACACAAAGAGGGGAGATATTGAGGGATTTAGTGGAGGGGAATTTGGAGTTAATTACTGGGAAGGTTGTGAGTGAAGCGGCGGCCCAAGGTGATAAGTTAGCACAGGAAATTTTACACCGTTCGGCTTGGGCGTTGGGTGTGGGTATTGGCAATGTGGCAAATTTGATTAATCCGCAGCGATTTGTTTTGGGTGGAAGTGTGACAAAGGCAGGGGAAGGATATTGGCAGGTGATTCGTCAAGTGGCGCAACAGACGGCTTTACCAGAGATTAATTTTGAGGTTGTCCCAGCAGGGTTGGGTGACGACGCACCATTATGGGGTGCAGTGGCACTTGCTCTAGAAGCGGCTTCCAGGCATTATGGCGAGAAGTAG
- a CDS encoding PAS domain S-box protein has product METVPLSESEARFRLVLEASPDGFIILTSVRDAAGEIADFQIEYTNSVAARGVNRTPEELLGQYLLRLFPDCKTSGIFARYVSVAETGVSATFETFYDSKELTGWFRNVVVKLNDGIAVSFSDITDRKQAELALQQQQQHFRIALQTAKLGSWEHDLTTGVLTCSDQCKANFGLPPDAEFTHETLFAALHPDDRPLVEAAIARSIEERTDYEVEERCYHPDGSLHWLIVRGQLVYDSQGTLIRMVGVTLDITERKQFEQSLQAANQRISHILESITDAFIAFDRDWRYTYVNQEAARMLGRSPQELLGQSWQEVFPEVTQQNSVIAQQFEQAMAEQTTVRFEAFSLPLNRWLDVSLFPSTDGLAMYFRDISDRKRTEAALQESQQLFQSFMNYSPVAAFIKDESGRYVYANSWVEQVYGRSQSDLLGKTDFELLPPAIAQQCSTNDLSVLTSGQPMQILENIQHQDGEHIYMSFKFPFRNAAGQKLLAGVAIDVSEKVRAEEELRQREAELRLITNAVPVLISFIDAQQRYRFNNQKYEEWFGKPASQVYGKHMWEVLGDAAYAKIRPYIEQVLAGQEVTFESKIPYKDGGARFISATYVPRIDQQGNVAGFVGLVSDITQRQQAEETIHQNEERLRIAQKAANAGVWNWDIITNQVTWSEEYYGLYGLDRGTTQPSYENWLLSIVEQDRDRVDQVVRNALAHRTDLNVEFRIFHPNRGERWLSAIGQTFYDDRNGQPQHMTGMALDITERKHVELALAKSNQTLEAIIQACPLAIMGLQADGTVKIWNPAAERIFGWSQQEVLGQFLPIIPNDKRNEFLNNIAATMQGQVLAGVETQRLKKGNLSIDVALWSAPVDEAQAGISCLSIVADISDRKQAQAALQQSEAFNRQILASTEDCIKVLDLEGSLLYMNPGGQKLLGANDIASLIGHSWVKFWQKADQRAAQEALNTAKAGGVGTFQGYCPTLNGEPKYWDVQITPIRGADGQVERLLCISRDITERKRSEAALRQSEERYRYLAESIPQLVWTANTEGVLIDINQRWSNFTGLTLAQAQTVGWPAVVHPDDVPILSQKWAIAQQDGSYYQAQGRIRRADGVYRWHLHQAVPLKNEQGQVIKWFGTATDIEDQKQLEQQRIQLLQQEQAAREKAEAANRIKDEFLAVLSHELRSPLNPILGWAKLLQTRPFDQSSAKRALETIERNAKLQTQLIDDLLDISRILRGKMVLNICLVNLVEVIDAALETVRLSAETKGIKIQKVVAGDIGPILGDSGRLQQILWNLLSNAVKFTASGGKIEIRLQQVGTDAQIQVKDTGKGINREFLPHVFEYFRQEDSKTTRKFGGLGLGLAIVRYFTELHGGTVKAESPGEGLGATFTVSLPISKNENQGKTYAPVSANSVVDASPLANVRILVVDDEADMRELIFTILQQTGAQVRVTASAVEALQALHIFKPDVLISDIGMPEMDGYQLMRQVRSLPSQNRGRIPALALTAYAGEINQQQALAAGFHKHIAKPVSPEELVEAIVSLVKW; this is encoded by the coding sequence ATGGAAACAGTTCCATTATCAGAGAGTGAGGCAAGATTTCGGTTGGTGCTAGAAGCATCGCCCGACGGATTCATCATTTTGACTAGCGTCCGAGATGCAGCAGGGGAAATCGCTGACTTCCAAATCGAATACACTAATTCAGTCGCTGCTAGAGGTGTGAACCGTACACCAGAGGAGTTACTCGGTCAGTACCTACTGCGCCTGTTTCCCGATTGTAAAACTAGTGGTATTTTTGCTCGCTACGTGAGTGTCGCCGAAACTGGTGTCTCGGCAACATTTGAGACGTTTTACGACAGTAAAGAACTGACAGGCTGGTTTCGTAACGTCGTTGTGAAGTTAAACGACGGGATAGCGGTTTCCTTTAGCGATATTACTGACCGCAAACAAGCAGAATTAGCACTACAACAACAACAGCAGCATTTTAGGATTGCTTTGCAAACCGCAAAGCTTGGTTCCTGGGAACATGATCTGACAACGGGAGTTCTCACTTGTTCAGATCAATGCAAGGCGAACTTTGGCTTACCGCCTGATGCAGAATTTACGCATGAAACCTTATTTGCAGCCTTGCACCCCGATGATCGCCCGCTTGTGGAGGCTGCGATCGCACGTTCTATAGAAGAACGAACGGACTATGAGGTGGAGGAGCGTTGTTATCATCCTGATGGCAGTCTTCACTGGTTGATTGTCCGAGGTCAACTGGTGTATGACTCTCAAGGCACACTGATACGTATGGTTGGTGTAACCCTTGACATCACAGAGCGCAAGCAATTTGAACAATCCCTGCAAGCAGCCAATCAACGCATTTCTCATATTCTGGAAAGTATCACCGATGCCTTCATCGCCTTTGACCGCGACTGGCGCTACACCTACGTCAATCAGGAAGCTGCTAGGATGCTAGGGCGATCGCCTCAGGAACTCCTTGGTCAAAGTTGGCAAGAGGTGTTCCCCGAAGTTACCCAACAAAATTCTGTCATTGCTCAGCAGTTTGAGCAAGCAATGGCAGAGCAAACAACTGTCAGGTTTGAGGCGTTTTCGCTTCCCCTGAATCGCTGGCTCGATGTTTCGCTATTTCCTTCAACAGACGGATTAGCGATGTATTTTCGAGACATTAGCGATCGCAAGCGCACAGAAGCTGCATTGCAAGAAAGTCAACAACTGTTCCAAAGTTTTATGAACTATAGCCCAGTTGCAGCATTTATTAAGGATGAATCTGGGCGATATGTTTATGCTAATTCCTGGGTAGAGCAGGTATACGGGCGATCACAATCGGATTTACTTGGTAAAACGGATTTTGAGTTACTACCACCAGCAATTGCCCAGCAGTGTTCCACAAATGATCTGAGCGTGTTAACCAGTGGACAGCCGATGCAAATACTGGAAAACATTCAGCATCAAGATGGGGAACATATTTATATGTCCTTTAAGTTCCCCTTTCGTAATGCAGCTGGGCAAAAACTTCTGGCTGGCGTGGCGATCGATGTCAGCGAAAAAGTCCGGGCTGAAGAGGAACTACGACAACGAGAAGCCGAACTGCGACTGATCACAAACGCTGTCCCGGTGCTGATTTCCTTTATTGATGCTCAACAGCGTTACCGCTTCAATAACCAAAAATATGAAGAATGGTTTGGAAAACCTGCCTCCCAGGTGTATGGCAAGCATATGTGGGAAGTGCTAGGCGACGCGGCGTATGCAAAGATTCGTCCTTACATTGAACAGGTATTGGCAGGGCAAGAAGTTACCTTTGAGAGCAAAATTCCTTACAAAGATGGAGGCGCACGCTTTATCAGTGCTACTTACGTTCCTCGCATTGATCAGCAGGGAAACGTTGCAGGCTTTGTAGGATTAGTCAGCGACATCACCCAGCGCCAGCAAGCCGAAGAAACCATACATCAAAATGAAGAACGATTGAGGATTGCCCAAAAAGCTGCTAATGCCGGCGTGTGGAACTGGGATATTATCACCAACCAAGTTACCTGGTCAGAAGAATACTACGGCCTGTATGGGCTTGATAGAGGAACTACTCAACCCTCCTATGAAAATTGGCTTTTATCAATTGTTGAACAAGACCGCGATCGCGTCGATCAGGTAGTCCGCAATGCTTTAGCACACCGCACCGACCTCAATGTTGAATTCCGCATTTTCCACCCAAATCGGGGCGAGCGCTGGCTGAGTGCGATCGGGCAAACATTTTACGATGATCGCAACGGACAGCCCCAGCACATGACGGGGATGGCGCTGGATATTACAGAGCGCAAACATGTTGAACTTGCTTTAGCCAAGAGCAACCAGACTTTAGAGGCGATAATTCAAGCTTGTCCCCTAGCGATTATGGGATTGCAAGCAGATGGCACGGTGAAAATTTGGAATCCGGCCGCAGAGCGAATTTTTGGCTGGAGCCAGCAAGAAGTACTGGGACAGTTTTTGCCTATAATTCCCAACGACAAACGCAATGAATTTCTCAACAATATTGCTGCTACTATGCAAGGACAGGTTTTAGCAGGAGTGGAAACACAACGGCTCAAAAAAGGCAATTTATCTATTGATGTGGCACTCTGGTCAGCCCCGGTAGATGAAGCGCAAGCTGGGATTAGTTGTTTGTCAATTGTCGCTGACATCAGTGATCGCAAACAAGCCCAAGCAGCGTTGCAGCAAAGTGAAGCATTTAATCGGCAAATTTTGGCAAGTACTGAGGATTGTATTAAGGTATTGGATCTGGAAGGTTCGCTTTTGTACATGAATCCGGGTGGTCAGAAATTGTTAGGAGCTAATGACATCGCCTCACTGATCGGTCACTCATGGGTCAAGTTTTGGCAAAAAGCTGACCAAAGAGCAGCCCAAGAAGCACTCAACACAGCTAAAGCAGGTGGAGTGGGAACTTTTCAAGGCTATTGTCCCACCTTAAACGGTGAGCCGAAGTACTGGGATGTGCAAATAACTCCAATTAGAGGTGCAGATGGACAAGTCGAACGGTTGTTGTGTATTTCTCGTGATATCACTGAGCGTAAACGCTCAGAAGCAGCTTTGCGTCAGAGTGAAGAACGTTATCGATATTTAGCAGAATCGATTCCCCAATTAGTCTGGACAGCTAATACAGAGGGTGTGTTGATTGATATCAACCAACGCTGGTCTAACTTCACGGGGTTGACACTGGCACAAGCACAAACGGTCGGCTGGCCAGCCGTTGTTCATCCTGATGATGTACCCATACTCAGCCAAAAATGGGCGATCGCCCAACAAGATGGCAGCTACTATCAAGCACAAGGGCGAATACGCCGAGCCGATGGGGTGTATCGCTGGCATTTACATCAAGCAGTACCATTAAAGAATGAGCAAGGCCAGGTGATTAAATGGTTTGGTACAGCAACCGATATTGAAGACCAAAAACAACTGGAACAGCAGCGCATTCAACTGCTGCAACAAGAGCAAGCTGCCCGAGAAAAAGCTGAAGCTGCAAATCGCATTAAAGATGAATTTTTAGCAGTATTATCCCATGAGTTGCGATCGCCCCTCAACCCAATTCTGGGTTGGGCAAAGCTGTTGCAAACTCGCCCATTTGATCAATCAAGTGCAAAACGAGCATTAGAAACAATCGAGCGCAATGCCAAATTGCAAACTCAACTGATTGACGACTTACTTGATATCTCACGTATCTTGCGCGGCAAAATGGTGCTGAATATATGCCTAGTGAATTTGGTGGAAGTCATTGATGCAGCTTTAGAAACTGTGCGTCTATCAGCCGAGACCAAAGGCATTAAAATCCAGAAGGTTGTAGCAGGTGATATTGGGCCGATCTTAGGTGATTCTGGTCGCCTACAACAGATTCTATGGAATTTACTCTCCAATGCGGTTAAGTTTACAGCATCTGGAGGAAAAATCGAAATTCGGCTGCAACAAGTTGGCACTGATGCTCAAATTCAAGTTAAAGATACAGGCAAAGGAATCAATCGAGAGTTTCTTCCACACGTATTTGAGTATTTCCGACAAGAGGATAGCAAAACGACCCGAAAATTTGGTGGTTTGGGATTAGGACTAGCGATTGTCCGGTATTTTACTGAACTGCATGGTGGAACTGTGAAGGCAGAAAGTCCCGGAGAAGGATTAGGCGCAACATTTACAGTTTCTCTGCCAATATCAAAAAATGAGAACCAAGGAAAAACATATGCGCCCGTGTCTGCAAACAGTGTGGTTGATGCTTCCCCCCTCGCTAATGTGCGAATCTTAGTCGTGGATGATGAAGCCGATATGCGAGAGCTAATTTTCACCATTCTCCAACAAACAGGAGCACAGGTGAGAGTAACAGCATCCGCAGTTGAAGCATTGCAAGCATTGCATATATTCAAGCCAGATGTTTTAATCAGTGATATTGGGATGCCAGAGATGGACGGTTATCAACTCATGCGTCAAGTCAGGAGTTTACCTTCGCAAAACAGAGGACGAATTCCGGCACTTGCCCTGACTGCTTACGCTGGAGAGATTAACCAACAACAGGCATTAGCAGCAGGATTCCACAAACACATTGCAAAACCAGTCTCTCCAGAGGAGTTGGTAGAGGCAATTGTCAGTTTGGTGAAGTGGTAA
- a CDS encoding Uma2 family endonuclease, whose protein sequence is MSLPLTYLTIDEYLQLEQYSEVRHEYLGGQIFAMSGGSKEHNTITLNIASRLRSHLRGGSCSVFMADMKVRIELANQNNNIFYYPDVVVSCDSQDQDRYFLNYPCLIIEVLSPSTEVTDKREKLVNYQELESLREYVLVSQDDMKVEVYRQVSQGNWLLEILGKENELSLDSVGLSLTMADIYEDVLSI, encoded by the coding sequence ATGTCTTTACCATTAACCTACCTAACTATTGATGAATACCTCCAATTAGAACAATATAGTGAGGTTCGCCATGAGTATCTTGGTGGTCAAATCTTTGCTATGTCTGGCGGTAGCAAGGAACATAATACAATTACACTAAATATTGCCAGCAGACTACGTTCACATTTGCGAGGTGGTTCCTGTAGTGTGTTTATGGCTGATATGAAAGTCAGGATAGAATTAGCAAATCAAAATAACAATATATTTTATTATCCTGATGTGGTTGTTTCTTGCGATTCCCAAGATCAAGACCGCTATTTTTTAAATTATCCTTGCCTCATTATAGAGGTGCTATCACCAAGTACAGAAGTCACGGACAAGCGAGAAAAACTTGTTAATTACCAAGAATTAGAAAGTTTACGGGAATATGTATTAGTTTCCCAAGATGACATGAAAGTAGAAGTTTATCGTCAAGTTTCTCAAGGCAATTGGTTACTGGAAATTTTAGGCAAAGAGAATGAATTAAGTTTAGATTCTGTTGGCTTAAGCTTGACAATGGCAGATATTTACGAAGATGTTTTAAGTATTTAG